The DNA window ATCGCCCATTTGTAGTCGCGTCGAGATCATCATCTGCATCATCATGTTGACTGTCCGCATCGGCCACAACAACTGGGCGTTCACTCATGGACGAGGAAACAGTATCCAGCATAACGGCAAGCCAGTACAACAACCCAACAGTGCCACGGTCCTCCGGATTCATCATGGACAAGGCGTCACTGTTCTTGGGGCTTGTGAAAGGCCCGGTGACACCACGTCGTCCCGAATCAAATCGGAACTTGAGAGCATGCATTTTGCGTGCGGCTCTTTCTATAAAGACTGGCAAGCCATCTCGCGAGATGATATCGCCAAGTTCTGCATTCAATGACTTCATGTCAACCTCGGGCCGTGGGGTTGATAGTAGGTTAGGATTTCTGGTCGCGCGACTAGGTTCATCGTTACGAGTCCACGGCTTTTGTGTCAACCCAAATATCAATTCCGCCGTAGCCACTCGATACGATTCAACATCAGTGACATCTTGTAGTGCTCGTTTGGCCTGCTCCCAGATATTACGTTGAATATTGCGGTCAAACTCCTCGGCGATATCGTCAAGTATATACTCTGGTGTCTCGTCATCAGCCGGAAAGCTTTGCCGTTGACGGCGACTGCCCTGGGCCCACTGCGTAGCAAAGGCCATGATTGCGAGCTGGAGCGCTTTGGCAGAAGCTTGGTTTTCGGAATGAGTTAGCTGAGTAAGCTTGGATGTTGAAATCGCATGGTCAAGATTGATAGTGCGGCGGTAGATGCGATTTGACCACGAAGACCCCCATTCAGTAGGAGCATAACTGCCACCCGCAGTATAACCAGGTGCTCTGTAAGGGCATGTTACTTCAGTCAACCAACAGGAGAGATTGTGCTCGAGTACATCATGATAGATTTGTAGGAGATTGGTGGAAATGAATTGGTTGTTGGAACTTGTCATCATGGTCTGGTCAATTGAAAACGGCGACAACGAGTTTGTGCGTCGATCGGtccatgttgatgatgtgcgCTGTCGTTTTATTCTTGTCGACTCATTTCTACCCCAAGTATCGTCGGAAGGAGACCGGGAGTCTCTTGTTCCTGGTTGTGGTCCAGGCAAGGAGTTGTTATACTGGTTGAGCATTCGCGACTCTTGCATTGTGTATGTAGATACTGGCAAATGATCCACTAAGCGACCATGATGGTGGGTAGGAAGCGCATTGCCTGGATTATATGTTGCCTGGATCAACGTTGATGTAGAAGGAGTGGCCGTCATAGGAGAATGTGTTATTGCATGAAGGCCAGTAAACCCAGGCCTTGAGCCTGATGCATTGGACTGTTGGAAGGCATATGGTGCTGCAGTATCTGTTTGCCTTGATGCTGGCAATGAGCTCTTATCATCAAAAGGTTGTGCTATTTCAGGCCTCTCCCGCTTCACCCGGACATTTTCACTCTCGCCAAACGCTTGCTGGGGAGGTGGGGGTGGTGGAGGAGCAGCAGCTACAGCACTCaagatagatgcagcttgtATCTGCGACCAAGCCCAGTTCATGGTGCACGTCTTGTTTGTTTTTGCGCAATAGGAACAAGACTTGTGACCACTTTCAGACACTGATTTCAACAAAGAGACTGCTATCAGTTATCATGTATCAAGAAGTTAGAAGCGTCCATCTATTGACTTACCGAACCCGTCGCGGTTGGGATTACGTGCTGATGAGCCAGGGCCGAGAAGGGGTGGCGCATCGCATCCTCGCTTCGACTTTCGGCATTGGTCGCAAGCATAATGACTGCGCTTCATGATACCATATGATTGATTCTTTAGTGATTGACAATCGATGAGACTTATTGCTCTTGTTGCGAAACAGGAGTAAGTGTAAAGGTAGAGAGTAGAGAGTAGAGagtagagagagagagatgaTGGGCTATTACTAAAAATCCCAAACTAGTACGATGAATGCAACCTACCTATGGATGGAGCATTGGAAGGAAGGACCCCACCATGCTACATCCGCTTCCCCGGGGCTACCTAAGAGGGGCTAGAGCTGCAGGGCCTTATTAATGTATAGGTAAATCAAGTAGCCATCTCTTGTCGAGCTCGATTTAACATGTACTTGATGAAATGAAATTCAAATTGATAAGAAAATGGGTATAATACAAAGAAAGGCAGGGTTCAAGTCTCCGCTCTCATCCTCACGCGAGCTTGGTTTGTCTCTCTCCCCTGCGTGTTGCTATGCCACCACTCCTATGACCTGATATTAGTCTTTCCCTTGATCGCTGCAAAATAGGAAGCGCTCGAGATACTGCCAAATCATCATAAGCCATTACACTTTCCTCCACTGATCGGCCATTCCATAACTGTTGTGCCAAATCCCATCCATCGCAAAGTGCTAGGTTGGCTCCAAAACCGGCAAACGGGCTAACAGCATGATTGCTGTCACCTATAAACACGACAGGAATGGAGTCTATCTCCTCGTGATGGAAAGGCTCTTTGTCATGGGCGTTGATTGCAAAGACGGTCTTTGGATCTGTGTAGTGTACAATCGTTCCGAACGGCTCTTGAAGCTCTTTGCCAAGTTGAAGACCTGTCTCAATAACTTGTTGCACCTTTTCCTCGTCGTTTAGGTCTAGTCTCGGGACCTGATCCGCCTCGAGGTTGCCAACACCCCATACCACGCTGTGCTTGTCGACTGGGGAGAAGAAGCACGACACGCCAGTTCCGGAGAGCATAAAACCCCAATCTTTGTTGATGGGGGCGGGAGGAGGACCCTCGAATCGAGAGATACCCCCACGCAAGATGGCGCCGGCAAACTCGAGGCTATCTTCGGGTCGCAGGTTTGTCCGTAGCTTGCTGTTTGCTCCATCAGCTGCGATGAGGATGTCGCAGGTTTCCTCCGAGACCACTTCGTTTTCGTTAGGCCCTCTTGCTACTTGAACGCACACTCTGCCGTCTTCGAGCCGATGGGCTGAAAGGCAGCGTGAGTCCCACTGCACCGAATCGTTTGGCCGGAGGTTATTGTGGAGGACTTGGCGAAGATCTTTTCTTGCTATGCGGACACTAGATGAGGGTAATCCATCGATGGGCTTGTGTCGAAAGCTTGCGTACTCATTCCAAGCCGGTCCCCATATCTTGAAAGCACCATCATCATTCAGACCAGAAACAGCATTTTCCAGTACCTCTTCAAGGAGACCTAGTTTTTTAAGGGCGAGAAGGCCACCTGAAGTGTCGTAGCCAGCTAACGATACCGTGTAGCCTTCTCGTTGAGCGCTCACATCAGGAGAATCGCGGTCGTAGAGGATGACGGTCGGCTCTTTCAGTCGAGGATCCCAGAGTTTGCGCAGAGCAATAACAAAGGCTGATCCTGCGACACCTGCACCAGCGACAATAATGGT is part of the Fusarium poae strain DAOMC 252244 chromosome 4, whole genome shotgun sequence genome and encodes:
- a CDS encoding hypothetical protein (TransMembrane:1 (o12-29i)), which gives rise to MDSEQHFLEGKTIIVAGAGVAGSAFVIALRKLWDPRLKEPTVILYDRDSPDVSAQREGYTVSLAGYDTSGGLLALKKLGLLEEVLENAVSGLNDDGAFKIWGPAWNEYASFRHKPIDGLPSSSVRIARKDLRQVLHNNLRPNDSVQWDSRCLSAHRLEDGRVCVQVARGPNENEVVSEETCDILIAADGANSKLRTNLRPEDSLEFAGAILRGGISRFEGPPPAPINKDWGFMLSGTGVSCFFSPVDKHSVVWGVGNLEADQVPRLDLNDEEKVQQVIETGLQLGKELQEPFGTIVHYTDPKTVFAINAHDKEPFHHEEIDSIPVVFIGDSNHAVSPFAGFGANLALCDGWDLAQQLWNGRSVEESVMAYDDLAVSRALPILQRSRERLISGHRSGGIATRRGERQTKLA